A single window of Montipora capricornis isolate CH-2021 chromosome 14, ASM3666992v2, whole genome shotgun sequence DNA harbors:
- the LOC138031645 gene encoding uncharacterized protein: MYTTYIQFSTTVSLETTPSFRDDAEVHKRKEGDGVQVQASDEEEEAKIRLARQNRLLFCHSDGFLIRACWGDQVFERHFSKQALYQEVYDWLGSMTALPLYFSLYHLYN; the protein is encoded by the exons ATGTATACTACCTACATACAGTTCAG caccacagtttctttagaaactaccccttcattcagaGATGATGCAGAG GTTCACAAAAGGAAGGAAGGGGATGGTGTGCAG GTTCAGGCTAGTGATGAAGAAGAGGAAGCAAAG ATCCGACTTGCAAGGCAAAATAGGTTGTTGTTCTGTCATTCTGATGGCTTCTTGATTAGAGCATGTTGGGGAGACCAGGTGTTTGAAAGACACTTCAGCAAGCAGGCGCTGTATCAG GAAGTCTATGATTGGCTAGGAAGTATGACAGCTTTGCCATTGTATTTCTCCCTGTACCACCTATACAACTGA